In Leclercia pneumoniae, the genomic window TAGTTGAGGCAGGAGCCGATCAGCAGTATCGCAATGGAGATCGCCACGCCCGCTACCGGTACGCCCGCACGCGAGACCTTACCTACCGCCGCCGGAAGCTGGCGGTTCTTCGCCAGAGCATAGAGCATACGGCCGCAGCTATACATGCCGCTGTTACAACCCGAGAGCGCCGCCGTCAGCACCACGAAGTTGATGATGCCTGCCGCCGCCGTAATACCAATTTTGGCAAAGGTGAGAACAAACGGGCTGCCATTGCTACCAATCTCGTTCCACGGGAAGATGGTGACGATAACGAAAATCGCGCCCACATAGAAAATCAGGATACGCCACAGCACTTTGCCTACCGCGCTACGCAGCGTCACCTGCGGATTTTTCGCTTCACCGGCGGTGATGCCGATCAGCTCTACGCCCTGATAGGACGCCACCACGATACACAACGCCGTCAGGAAGCCTTTCCAGCCGCCGGCGAAGAAGCCGCCGTTCTCGGTCAGGTTGCCAAAGCCAATCGACTCGCCACCATTACCCAGGCCAAAGAAGATCACCCCCAGCCCGACCACAATCATCACGATGATGGTGGTGACTTTAATCATCGCAAACCAGAACTCAATTTCGCCGTAAAGACGTACGGCAGCAAGGTTAGCTAACGCGACCAGCCCCACGGCAATAAGCGCGGGTATCCACTGCGCCATCTCCGGGAACCAGAACTGGACATAGACCCCTATCGCCGTAATTTCAGATATCCCTACCGCCATCCACATAAACCAGTAGGACCAGGCGGTAAGATAGCCGAAGAATGGGCTCATATACCGGTGAGCATACACTGCAAAGGAGCCAGCCACCGGCTCCAGGAATAGCATCTCGCCCATCGAACGCATGATGAAGAAGACGAACAGCCCCGCGATAATGTAGGCGAGCAGGACGGACGGGCCTGCCCACTTCAGGGTGCTGGCGGAGCCCATAAACAGCCCCACGCCAATAGTGCCGCCGAGGGCAATCAATTCGATATGACGAGCTTCCAGCCCACGCTGTAGCTCCGGTTTTTTCTCTGCCATAAATCCTCAGTTGTGCTTGCTACTCTCCCGGCGTCAGCCGGTTATTGTTATGGTAAACATGCGCCATAACAGGCCATGCAGCGTCGACCGTCTGATTGACGGTTGGCGCAAAAAACACCATGGCACTGCGACGGGAGGGAATGGTTTCTTAAAATCGGAGAAATGGCAAACGGTGTGTTAAAAAAATAGATGTATCGTACAATAATGCAGCAGGTTTACAGGTGGGTTGCAGCGCGACCACTCTGTCGCGCTGCCCGGCCAACTTTATAAGCGCCCGGTATAGTGCCAGCGCAGATAACGCAGCAAACGGAGCTGACGCGTGATGCGGCTCGGCTGAGAAAGCAGACGATAGAGCCACTCAAGCCCCAGGTTTTGCCACACTTTCGGCGCGCGTTTCACATGCCCGGTGAAGACATCGTAAGTCCCGCCCACGCCCATATAGAGCGCATCCGGACAGACCTGACGGCAGTCTCGCATCAGGATCTCCTGGCGCGGCGATCCCATCGCCACGGTAATAATTTTGGCTCCGCTGTCGCGGATACGTTCAAATAGCGCCTGCCGATCGTCCGGTTTGAAATAGCCGTCCTGGCTGCCCACGATATTGACGTTCCACAGGCGGCGTAGCTTCTGTTCCGTCTGCGCAAGGATTTCTGGCTTACCCCCAACCAGGAACACCGGCGTGCCGTCCGCGCCTGCACGTGCCATCAGCGCCTCCCAGAGATCGGCCCCTGCCACGCGGGAGATATTCGCCGCGGGGTATTTTTTACGTACCGAACGCACTACGCTGATGCCGTCGGCGTATTTAAATTCTGCCGCCTCGATCAGTTGACGAACCTCGGGGTTGTCTTCAAGGGTAAGCATCTTTTCTGCATTGATGGCGACCAGGGTGCCAGTTTTGATGTGGCCGCCAGCACACAGATAGTCCAGCGCATGCTGCATATCACGCCAGCCGATCAGTTTCAGACCACGCAGGTCATACTGCGGCGCAGAGGTATTGTCAGTCATTCTTATCCTTACTCAGACTTGCGAGAGCGTTCTGCTGGGTCTTGATTCACGTTTATGCACCAGTCCGGCGCTGTCGAATAGCCAGTACAACAGTTTCGCCATCAGCAGACAGGCACCAAAAATCATCATGAAAAAAACCACACGGGAGACGAACGAATCCAGCCCCTCTCGCGCCAGCACGATCATATTGAAAATGGCACCAAAACAGAAACTATGCAAAATCGCGGCCTTATAGCGGTTTGTCTCCTGGTTACCCAGGGTGTAGAGCCAGTCAAACCACTTGATAATCAGCCCCACGACAATCGCGCCCGGCAGAATAAACCAGCCGCCGCCCATCACCACCAGCGAGCCGATAAGCGTGGGGGAGATAGCCAGCCCGGAGTGGTTATTCAGCACTTCCCAGGTAAAGTAGTTGGCAGTATTGAGCACAATGCCAGGTCGGTCTGGCCACAGCCAGGTGGGGATAAAGACATAAAAATCGCGGACAATCGGCGCCAGCCCCTGGAAGTCGATCTTGTCGTAGTTTTGCAACAGTAGCGCCAGATTTTCCCATGGCGAAAAGGTATCGCGGGTCAGGTAGAGGAAGGTGTAAAACGCCTCGTCTCCGCTCACGTCCATACCGTAGCGTTTAAGCGCCAGCCAGAACATCCCCACAATGCCCATCACTCCCGCAGCGACCAGCATCCACAGCGAAATCCAGCCACGAATAATGCCGATAAACAAGAAGATGGCGAAGGCGATAATAATATTGGCCCGCGTGCCGCCGACGATCATATAGGTCAGCAAGCCAAACGCCACCGTACTGACGAGGAAGAAGAGCCATCCTCGGGCATCCTGGCGCAGGAAATAGACCACCAGCATCGCCGGTATAAAGAAGTAGAAGAACCTTTTCAGCGCTACACCGGACACTTCACTGGAGAAAATCTGGCTGTAAGAGTGCAACTTAAACAGCAAAAATCCGTTGTGCATAAAGAAGATGCCGACGCTTACCAGCGCGATCATCATCAGCATTATCCAGGTCAGATGCGTCTCGACCCGATTCATAGTGAACAACGCGCGGCGCGGCGCGGTGCTGGCGTTCGACCTTAGCCGCGTCTTGTAGGTGACGTAATAGACACCATAGAAACAGGTAGCCGACAGCAGCGCCTGCATGAGAATTTCGGGCGGCACCACGGCTACATCAAAGCGGAAGACCAGGATGCTGGTTAGCGGGAAGCCGAAGTAAAAAGTGAGCAGAAACAGCAACGAGAAAAAGACGTTGAAGTTAAAACGCACGCGACGGAACTCGAACCACGTCAGAGTAGCGATGAAGAGCGTGCTCAGCAGCCATACCACCAGCAGGCCGCTGAATTGCAACTGGCTCATTTCTGACCTCCTGAAGCGATCCGTAATGCCTGATGCCAGGGAGCAAGATAGTTCGGGCTGAAAAATGTGATAGCGTTTTTATCAACCAGTGCGAGCTGGCGCTGTGCTTCGCGTACCACCTCTACATTCAGTTCATCGCTGGTGAACAGCACCGGGATGCTCTGCTCAGCCATGTCCTGCCAGAAGGGATTTTCGCGATTCAACACACAGGGCACGCCCGCCTGAATCAGCAGACAGAGTGTGCCAATGCCCTGCTGTCGCGCAAAGATAAAATAGCCTAAATCGCACTGACGCAGCAGCGCCAGATAAGCGTCAAACTCCAGCTTATCACTGAGGATCTGGACATTGTCGGCGCTGAAAAGCCCCAGCGCACATTGGCGCACCTCGGCGATATACCCTTCGTTATGTGCAGGGTAGCCCATCGGCACAACCACATTAACCGTATCGCCAAATTGCTGGTGTACCGCTTTTAGCGCCGCGAGATGGTCATTGCTGCGGTCCCCGGAGTTCCCCACCAGAATGGTTAACTTCCCTTCCCGGCGGATATCCTTCGCCAGACTGTTCAGACCAGGATCCATACGGGTGGGAAAGTAGAGCAACTCACCACGGACAGCCGGATGCTGTTTCGCAAAATAATTGAGATCGCCTCGGGTGGCAAAAACGCACCCTACCCGCCCTTGTGCCATCCGGCGTATCGGGTAAAAGAGGCGGAATTTCCAGCCCCGCGATGCTTCATAGAGGTCGGCGCCCCAGATGTGCCAGCTCACCTGCGAAGGCCGCAGCCCACCGCTTAGTAGTCCCAGCCAAAGCCCGGTATTGAATTGCCCATGGAAGAAAAATCGCTGCTCGCGGTTCGCTTTCGCTTTCGCGATAACGGCTTTTGCCAGGCTGGCTTTATCAGGCCAGACGGTGATAGCCAGAGCTGGAAAATGAGCAACGGAGTCGGGCGTTTGACTAACCACCATAAACGCGCGCGCATCAGGATTACCTGACGCCAGTTGATCGTTAAAAAACCGCAATACGGTCTGGTTATGGTGCGGGATATCCGATCCCAGTACGTGAATCAGTGCAGTCATGCGCGTCTACGCCAAAGTAAAAATACGCCGCAACAGGCAGCGAAATAGACAATATAGGTGGCCATATAGGCCTGGGCTGCCCCCAGCGCACCGTGCGCAGGTATCAGCCAGTAAGAGAAAGCAGTTAACAAGGTGAACTGGCTGATTTCCGCCAGGATGTACAACCGCAGCGAGGCTTTCGCAATCACCAGATAGCCGAAGACGTAAGCGCCTACTTTCAGTACATCCCCCACCAGTTGCCAGGCGAACAGATCGCGCATGGGGGTGAATTTGTCGGAAAAGAGGAGCCAGATGGCAACATCGCGCAGCAGCCAGACAGTTAAGCTGGCCACCGCTACAGCAGGTAACACAAAGCGCAGCGAACGGCCAATCTCGCGGGTGATATCCTCGCGGGAGGTCAGGCGCGACAGCGTTGGCAGCAGCCAGACGCTAAAGGAGGCCGTGATAAACTGCAGGTAGGCGTCAGAAATACTGCTCACCCCCTGCCAGATCCCCACTTCATCCCAGCTGTAGTGCGCCGCCAGCAGGTTTCGCATCATCACATAGGCAACAGGCAAGGTGACTGAGGTGATCAACGCCATCAGGGTAAACTTGCCAAGGCTGCTGGCCAGCATCTTGTCCCACTGCGGCTTCAGATAATGCAGCGGGATATTATCGCGCCGAAGCAGGAAAAATCCTGCCGGGATCACCACCAGTGCAGGCACCAACGCCAGCCCCAGCAGCGCCCCTTCGTAGCCGCCCAGCCGATAGCACGCATAATAGGCAATCACGCCGATTATGCTGCCAGAGATGAGCGCCAGCGCGTTACCGGCCGCGTCACGGAACCCTTTCATCAGCGCCAGGAGCAGGTTGGCCCAGGCGATGCCCATCTGAACCAGCGCCACCAGGCGCACCAGCCCCTGGTAGTGGGTGTGCCCGAACAGCCCCTGGCTGATAGGCGCAGCAGCCAGAAGAAAGATGACAGCCAGCAGCGTAGAGAAACCCAGTACCATCGCCGACGAGGTGCCCACCACGCGGCGCAACTGTGCCGTGTCATCCTGGTATTGCGCGACGTATTTGGTCACGCCGTTAAAAATCCCCGCCCCGGCCAGTACGCCAAGCACGGTGACCAGCTGGCGGAAGTTACCCGCCTGCCCAACACCAGAAGGACCATAAGAGACCGCCAGTAATTTCACAACCAGCAGTCCCGTGCCGATTTTGACGAGGGTGGACGCGGCGGTCCACACCGATGCTTTCGCCAGAGACATATCAGCTGAAGTAGCTCAGAAGGGAATTAATAACCGTGCGCTGATTAGACGCAGTAAGGTTGTAGAACAGCGGCAAGCGGAGTAACCGCTCACTCTCTTTCGTCGTAAAGCGGTCTTCGCCCACGAAACGTCCGAAGGCTTCGCCAGCCGGGCTGGAGTGCAGCGGAATGTAGTGGAAAACGGCCAGAATCTCGGCTTCTTTAAGATAGTCGATCAGCTTGCTGCGATCGTCGTTGTCACGCAGCTTGATGTAAAACATGTGCGCGTTATGGACGCAGTCCGCCGGAATCGTTGGCAGCGCAATACGCCCTTTCTTCGCCAGCGGGGCCAGCGCATCGTAATAGGTCTGCCACAGCGCAAGGCGCTGCTGATTGATGCGGTCTGCAGCCTCAAGTTGTCCCCACAGATAGGCGGCCTGCAGGTCGGCCATCAGGTAGCTGGAGCCAATATCACGCCAGGTGTATTTATCCACCTGGCCGCGGAAGAACTGGCTGCGGTTAGTGCCTTTCTCGCGGATGATCTCGGCACGCTCTACCAGCGCGCGATCGTTAATCAGCGTTGCGCCACCTTCACCGCCTGCGGTGTAGTTCTTCGTTTCGTGGAAGCTGAAACAGCCGACATGGCCAATGGTGCCCAGTGCGCGCCCTTTGTAGGTGGACATCACCCCCTGTGCGGCATCTTCTACCACGAACAGGTTGTGTTTTTTGGCGATCGCCATAATGGTGTCCATCTCACAGGCCACGCCCGCGTAATGCACCGGCACAATCGCCCGCGTTTTATCCGTAATAGCCGCTTCGATCAGCGTCTCGTCAATGTTCATGGTATCCGGACGCACATCAACAAAGACGATTTTTGCACCGCGAAGCACAAAGGCATTCGCCGTCGAGACGAAGGTATAGCTCGGCATGATCACTTCATCGCCAGGCCCAATGTCCAGCAGCAGCGCGGCCATCTCCAGCGAGGCGGTGCAGGACGGGGTCAGCAGGACTTTGGCGCTGTGGAAGCGCTGCTCCATCCACTGCTGGCAACGACGAGTAAAACCACCATCGCCGCAGAGCTTGCCGCTGCCCATTGCAGACTGCATGTAATCAAGTTCGGTGCCCACCACAGGAGGCGCATTAAATGGAATCATCTTGTCACCTGTATAGCCAGTAAGCAGTCGCTGTAATGTTGGCGCCGCTCGCAATGTAACGTTTAAGTGCGGCGGTGTTGCCCAACTGGGTCGCCACGCGCAGAGTGGAAAGCTGCTGTTGCTGCGCCCAATGGAGGGCTGCCTGCATTAATTTTTCGCCGAGACCGCGCCCGGCGAGAAGACCAATCCGTCCTTCGCTGTCGTTCAGTTTTCGCAGCGAGACAAACCCCTGGATCCCGCCATCTGGCGCGCGAAACACCAGGCAGAGGTGGTCGAAGGTGCCTTGTACCGCGTTCTCAATCCACTGGGCATAAAAACGCCCACTGTCTTGTGGGGCGTACCAGGGCGTTCGAAAACGGCTTTGGGCAAAGGCTTCTGCGGCAAGATGACGAAGCGCAGGAATATCCTGGACCTTCGCCACCTCCGCGCCAGGATTGGTGTGCTGACTCACCGTGATGGCCAGATCAACTTCACCTTCGACAAGGCGAAACCCTTGCTGTTGAAGCGCATCCAGCAGATCGCTACGATCTGCCGGGATTTTCGCCTGCAGACGTTGCCAGGGGGCGAAATCAGCAGCAGAAAGCGGCGGCGCGTCAGCGTTAACCCGTACAATCGCCGACGGAATGCCGAAAAAATCGCTCTCCCAGACGAGAGGATCAATACTGGCGTGGACGTGCACGGAGCAGCTCCAGCAGATACTGGCCATAACCCGTTTTAGCCAGCTGGCTGGCCGCGCGTTTCACGCCGTCGTCATCCAGCCAGCCATTACGCCAGGCAATCTCTTCCAGACAGGCAATTTTAAAGCCTTGTCGTTTTTCGACGGTTTGCACAAACGTACTGGCTTCGATCAGGCTGTCATGGGTACCGGTGTCCAGCCAGGCGAAACCGCGGCCCAGTAGTTCAACCGTGAGGTTGCCCTCTTCGAGGTACATCTGGTTGATTGAGGTGATCTCAAGCTCGCCGCGCTCAGAGGGTTTGACCCGCTTCGCGTAATCTACGACCTTGTTATCGTAGAAATAGAGACCCGTCACCGCCCACTTTGATTTTGGCTGTTTGGGCTTCTCTTCCAGCGACAGTGCGCGGAAATTATCGTCAAACTCCACTACGCCAAAGCGTTCTGGATCCATGACCTGATAGCCAAAGACCGTCGCCCCTTCGGCACGAGCCGCAACCGAGCGCAGCTTAGGGCTGAACCCCTGCCCGAAGAAGATGTTATCTCCCAGCACCAGACAAGAGGGCTCACCGTTCAGGAAGGTTTCACCAATGATAAAGGCCTGGGCCAGACCATCCGGGCTCGGTTGTTCTGCGTAGGTCAGCGCAATGCCAAATTCGCTACCATCGCCCAACAGGCGCTGATAGGTACTTTTATCTTCCGGCGTGGTGATGATTAAAATTTCGCGAATACCGGCCAGCATCAGCACCGAAAGCGGATAATAAATCATCGGCTTGTCATAAATTGGTAGCAGTTGCTTCGATACGCCGCGAGTGATGGGATGCAGGCGCGTGCCTGAGCCCCCTGCCAGAATAATGCCTTTCATAAATTCTCCCGGTTAGCCCTTCAGCCCCAGACGCTCGCCCTGATAACTGCCATCCAGTACCTGCTTCCACCAGCCTTCATTGGCGAGATACCACTCAACGGTTTTGCGAATGCCGCTTTCGAACGTCTCTTGCGGGGCCCAGCCCAGCTCACGTTCGATTTTGGACGCATCAATAGCATAGCGGAGGTCATGACCTGGACGGTCGGGTACCCGGGTGATCAGATCACGATACTGCTGTACACCCTGCGGTTTCATCGGGACCAGCTCTTCCAGCAGATCGCAAATAGTAGTAACGACGTCGAGATTTTTGCGCTCGTTATGCCCGCCGATATTCCAGGTTTCGCCGGGGGTGCCTTCTGTCGCCACCAAATAGAGCGCCCGGGCATGATCTTCAACATACAGCCAGTCGCGAATCTGTTGACCATCGCCGTATACCGGCAAGGGTTTGCCCGCGATGGCATTCAGAATCATCAGCGGAATCAATTTCTCCGGGAAATGATAGGGGCCATAGTTATTGGAACAGTTGGTCACTAGCGTCGGCAAACCATAAGTGCGCTGCCAGGCGCGAACCAGATGGTCGCTGCTGGCTTTAGACGCGGAATAGGGGCTGCTGGGCGCATAAGGCGTGGTTTCGGTGAAAAAATCGTCCATCGAATGCAGGTCGCCATACACCTCATCAGTAGAGATGTGATGGAAGCGGAACGCCGCTTTCTGCTCAGCGGCTAAGCCGCTCCACCAGGCACGAGACGTCTCCAGCAGGTTATAGGTACCGACGATATTGGTCTCGATAAACACTGCCGGGCCATCGATAGAGCGATCGACGTGGCTCTCTGCGGCCAGGTGCATCACCACATCGGGTTTATGGGTAGCAAAGACGGTGTTCAGGGCGTCGCGATCGCAGATATCAACCTGCTCAAAGGCGAAGCGCGGATTGTCCGCCACTGGCGCCAGCGAGGCCAGGTTGCCCGCGTAGGTGAGTTTATCCACCACCACTACGGCGTCCTGGGTGTTCTGGATAATATGGCGAACTACCGCGGAACCGATAAACCCCGCGCCGCCGGTCACTAAAATCCTTCTCAACGCCAGACTCCTTTTGTATCGACGACATGCTGCTGATGAATTGCATCGCCGCTGATGGCTTTGAATTCTTTATGATCGACCAACAGCACCAGCACATCTGCGGTAGCCAGCGCTGCGTCCATGGCCACCAGCTGACATTTATCCGCCAGTTTTTTCGGTAAGGCGTGGATATTGGGTTCGACCACCAGCGTTTCGCCGCTGTGCCAGTCGGCGATCATTTCGGCAATCTCCATCGCGGGGCTTTCGCGCAGATCGTCAATATTGGGTTTGAACGCCAGACCAAAGCAGGCAATTTTCAGCTCGCTGGCGCGTTTGCCGCTTTCAGCCAGGCTATCTGCCACGGTGGCTTTAACCTGATTAATCACCCAGTGCGGCTTTCCGTCGTTAACTTCACGTGCAGTGCGGATCAGACGCGCCTGTTCAGGGTTTTGCGCCACGATAAACCAGGGATCGACCGCAATGCAGTGGCCCCCTACACCCGGGCCGGGCTGCAGGATGTTTACGCGTGGATGGCGGTTAGCCAGGCGAATCAGTTCCCAGACGTTAATCCCCTGATCGGCGCAAATTAACGACAGTTCATTGGCAAAAGCGATATTAACGTCGCGGAAGCTGTTTTCTGTCAGTTTGCACATTTCGGCGGTGCGGGAGTTAGTTACCACGCACTCACCCTCCAGGAAGATTTTATAAAGCTCGCTGGCGCGGGCGGAGCAGACTGGCGTCATGCCGCCAATGACGCGGTCGTTCTTGATAAGCTCAACCATCACCTGTCCTGGCAGTACACGCTCCGGGCAGTAGGCGATGTTCACATCAGCCTGCTCACCAGCCTGCTGTGGGAAGGTCAGATCCGGGCGGGCATCGGCCAGCCACTGGGCCATCTGCTCGGTAGCCCCCACCGGCGAGGTGGATTCAAGGATGACCAGCGCTCCCTTCTTCAGCACCGGGGCGAGCGATTTTGCGGCCGCCTCAACGTAGACCATATCGGGCTCATGATCGCCCTTAAAAGGCGTCGGCACGGCAATCAGCCAGGCATCGGCTTCTACCGGCGTGGTGCTGGCTTTCAGATAGCCACCCTCTACCGCGCTCTTCACAACCTTATCGAGATCGGGTTCAACGATATGAATTTCACCCCGGTTAATGGTATCAACCGCATGCTGGTTGATATCTACCCCTACAACCTGCTTTTGACGCGAAGCGAAAGCGGCAGCGGTTGGCAAGCCAATGTAGCCCAGGCCAATGACGGAGATGGTAGTAAAACTCATAGCGATACCCGATTGTGTTTAAGTGCATACAAAATACGATCACAAGCTTGCCCGTCACCGTAAGGGTTATGGGCACGGCTCATTGTCTGATACGCCTCGTCGTCATGCAGCAGGCGAGTGACCTCTTCAACGATATGTTTGGTGTCGGTGCCAACCAGACGCACGGTACCGGCCTTGACGGCCTCCGGACGTTCGGTTGTTTCTCGCATGACCAGCACCGGTTTACCGAGGGATGGCGCCTCTTCCTGAATACCACCGGAGTCGGTCAGAATCAGCCAGGCGTGGTTCATTAGCCAGACAAAGGGCAGATAGTCCTGCGGCTCAATGAGGATCACATTCTCAACGTGGCCGAGAATACGATTCACCGGTTCGCTGACGTTTGGATTGAGATGCACCGGATAAACAATCTGTACATCTTCGTTCTGCGCAGCCACTTCGGCTAACGCATGGCAAATCTGCTCAAAACCGCGGCCAAAGCTTTCACGGCGATGCCCCGTCACCAGGATCATCTTTTTACCGTTGGAGAGGAACGGATAACGTTCTGCCAGTTCGGCACGCAGCGCGTCATTAGCCATCACCCGATCGCGTACCCAGATGAGCGCGTCGATGACCGTATTGCCGGTAACAAACACCGTGCGGTCAGGAATATTTTCCCGCAATAGATTCTGGCGAGAGTTTTCGGTTGGCGCAAAGTGGTACATCGCCAGATGTCCAGTCAACGTGCGGTTGGCCTCTTCCGGCCAGGGCGAATAGAGATCGCCCGTACGCAGGCCCGCTTCGACGTGGCCAACCGGAATACGTTGATAAAATGCAGCAAGGCTCGTGGCGATGGTGGTGGTGGTATCACCATGCACCAACACCACATCAGGCTTAAAGGATTCCAGAATCGGTTTTAACCCTTCCAGAATTCGGCAGGTAATTTCTGTCAGCCCTTGCCCCGGTTTCATAATGTTAAGATCGTAATCAGGAACAATAGAAAACAGGGTCAAGACCTGATCCAGCATCTCACGATGCTGGGCGGTAACACAGACTTTCGCTTCAAAATGAGGGTCATTCGCCAGCGCATGAACCAGAGGCGCCATCTTGATGGCTTCCGGCCTTGTACCAAAGACACTGAGTACTTTCACATCGATTCTCTTCGATTAGACGATGAAGGCCAGAGCCTTCATCGTAGACGGCGATCTTAATTTCTGCGACGGCGCGTCAATGCGACGCCAGCACCAATTAATGAACCCACGATCCCCCACATAATCATCAGGAAGGCACGGCGTGGGCTATCGCGTTTTACAGGTTCTTCAGGCGTGCGCAAATAACGATAGGTCTGAAAACGCGGGTCCAGTGTAGGACCTACGTTCAGGGTGGTCATCATTGCGCGGTTCTGGTCGTAATCGAGATCGAAGGCGGGTCCGACGGCCTGTAAATTCTCCAGGCGAGCCTGCAGCATCGGGCGCCCCAGCAGGAACATTTCGGAGTCCGGCAGTTCATCTGCTGGCACATCGGTTTCACTGCGTGAGATATTGCTCTTCTCAGCGATTTTCAGCGCCTGTTCAATGTTGTGAACGCGACGCGTGAAGATAGCTTTGGCTACCTCTTCCTGACGCTTCACCTGCGCTTTCATCTGAATGGTTCGCGCTGCCCAGGCACCTTTTAGCTCATCGTTCAGATGGCTTGCCGCGCGCTGGCTGGCGAAGGCCACGTACTGACGTAGAAGGTTATTGGCGTCTGGCGCGGTTTCCGCGATGAGCTTCACGCTGTCATTCACATTGCGCAGCGCATCGCCGGGCATGAACTGAATATTGTTAATCATTTCATCAAGCAGCGCGGCATCCGCCTTACTGTTACCGACCATCCGCTGTTTGTAGTAGTCGGTCTGGCTCCAG contains:
- the rffG gene encoding dTDP-glucose 4,6-dehydratase; the protein is MRRILVTGGAGFIGSAVVRHIIQNTQDAVVVVDKLTYAGNLASLAPVADNPRFAFEQVDICDRDALNTVFATHKPDVVMHLAAESHVDRSIDGPAVFIETNIVGTYNLLETSRAWWSGLAAEQKAAFRFHHISTDEVYGDLHSMDDFFTETTPYAPSSPYSASKASSDHLVRAWQRTYGLPTLVTNCSNNYGPYHFPEKLIPLMILNAIAGKPLPVYGDGQQIRDWLYVEDHARALYLVATEGTPGETWNIGGHNERKNLDVVTTICDLLEELVPMKPQGVQQYRDLITRVPDRPGHDLRYAIDASKIERELGWAPQETFESGIRKTVEWYLANEGWWKQVLDGSYQGERLGLKG
- the wzzE gene encoding ECA polysaccharide chain length modulation protein, which produces MTQPLAGAKSVATENELDVRGLFRVLWAGKFWIAGIALGFALIALAYTFFAKQEWSATAITDRPTVNMLGGFYSQQQFLRNLDVKANLAPVDQPSVMDESYKEFIMQLASWDTRRDFWSQTDYYKQRMVGNSKADAALLDEMINNIQFMPGDALRNVNDSVKLIAETAPDANNLLRQYVAFASQRAASHLNDELKGAWAARTIQMKAQVKRQEEVAKAIFTRRVHNIEQALKIAEKSNISRSETDVPADELPDSEMFLLGRPMLQARLENLQAVGPAFDLDYDQNRAMMTTLNVGPTLDPRFQTYRYLRTPEEPVKRDSPRRAFLMIMWGIVGSLIGAGVALTRRRRN
- the wecB gene encoding non-hydrolyzing UDP-N-acetylglucosamine 2-epimerase: MKVLSVFGTRPEAIKMAPLVHALANDPHFEAKVCVTAQHREMLDQVLTLFSIVPDYDLNIMKPGQGLTEITCRILEGLKPILESFKPDVVLVHGDTTTTIATSLAAFYQRIPVGHVEAGLRTGDLYSPWPEEANRTLTGHLAMYHFAPTENSRQNLLRENIPDRTVFVTGNTVIDALIWVRDRVMANDALRAELAERYPFLSNGKKMILVTGHRRESFGRGFEQICHALAEVAAQNEDVQIVYPVHLNPNVSEPVNRILGHVENVILIEPQDYLPFVWLMNHAWLILTDSGGIQEEAPSLGKPVLVMRETTERPEAVKAGTVRLVGTDTKHIVEEVTRLLHDDEAYQTMSRAHNPYGDGQACDRILYALKHNRVSL
- the wecC gene encoding UDP-N-acetyl-D-mannosamine dehydrogenase; its protein translation is MSFTTISVIGLGYIGLPTAAAFASRQKQVVGVDINQHAVDTINRGEIHIVEPDLDKVVKSAVEGGYLKASTTPVEADAWLIAVPTPFKGDHEPDMVYVEAAAKSLAPVLKKGALVILESTSPVGATEQMAQWLADARPDLTFPQQAGEQADVNIAYCPERVLPGQVMVELIKNDRVIGGMTPVCSARASELYKIFLEGECVVTNSRTAEMCKLTENSFRDVNIAFANELSLICADQGINVWELIRLANRHPRVNILQPGPGVGGHCIAVDPWFIVAQNPEQARLIRTAREVNDGKPHWVINQVKATVADSLAESGKRASELKIACFGLAFKPNIDDLRESPAMEIAEMIADWHSGETLVVEPNIHALPKKLADKCQLVAMDAALATADVLVLLVDHKEFKAISGDAIHQQHVVDTKGVWR